From Bacteroidota bacterium, the proteins below share one genomic window:
- a CDS encoding FkbM family methyltransferase yields the protein MIKKIIKNTYASLPYKKQFLNFIKKIYTPPEHIYRHLYFKGTFKVNVDSQYNFRINHYGYQIENEIFWGGLKNGWEKVSINLWIKLCKNSSIVIDIGSNTGVYALLAKTINPSAKVYAFEPVNRVFAKLKENINLNNYDITAIEKAVSNSDGFATIYDTNSEHTNSVTVNKNLSSSDIKVIETKIETITLNSFIKNHDIEKIDLIKIDVETHEPEVLEGFSEYLKIFRPTFLIEILNDEIGERVNKIVKGLDYLYFNIDDRKGSIRQTNNITHSDYYNYLLCNVYTANKLGLIT from the coding sequence ATGATTAAAAAAATAATTAAAAACACATACGCCTCTTTGCCTTATAAAAAACAATTTTTAAATTTTATAAAAAAAATATATACCCCGCCTGAACATATATATCGACATTTGTATTTTAAAGGAACATTCAAAGTAAATGTTGATAGTCAATATAATTTCCGGATAAATCACTACGGCTATCAAATAGAAAATGAAATTTTTTGGGGAGGATTGAAAAACGGCTGGGAAAAAGTTTCAATCAATTTATGGATAAAACTTTGCAAAAACAGTTCAATAGTAATTGATATCGGATCAAATACTGGTGTCTATGCGCTCTTAGCCAAAACAATTAATCCAAGCGCAAAGGTATATGCCTTTGAACCTGTTAATCGTGTATTTGCCAAACTCAAAGAAAATATCAATCTGAACAATTATGATATAACAGCAATAGAAAAAGCAGTATCCAATTCAGATGGTTTTGCCACAATCTACGATACAAATTCAGAACATACTAACTCCGTAACTGTCAATAAGAATTTATCTTCTTCGGATATAAAAGTGATTGAAACAAAAATTGAGACAATAACTCTCAATTCATTTATTAAGAATCATGATATTGAAAAAATTGATCTAATAAAAATTGATGTGGAGACACATGAACCGGAAGTTTTAGAAGGTTTTTCTGAATATTTGAAAATATTTAGACCCACTTTTTTAATAGAAATATTAAATGATGAGATAGGTGAAAGGGTAAATAAAATTGTAAAAGGGCTTGATTATTTATATTTTAATATTGACGACCGCAAAGGGAGTATCCGTCAAACAAACAACATTACGCATAGCGATTATTATAATTATTTATTATGCAATGTGTATACAGCAAACAAATTGGGATTAATTACCTAA
- a CDS encoding glycosyltransferase, with amino-acid sequence MKISIITPSFNQSKYLEETILSVLNQNYPELEYIIIDGGSTDGSIEIIKKYENYFTYWISEKDRGQSEAINKGLEKATGEIITWINSDDKLFEGALFKVADHFLSSPDVGLIYGGVIFDEKKINNNNFGYDNPCLERYLAGIAFPQPAAFFKRSLLEKVGSLNEKYHYGMDYDLFSRLALITQFKKTNDIFSYYRLHPESKSVKDYFMIIEDWIDIFLALSENLQLKKSINTLKNLKVFDNYLKKVDSGGVVFSAHHIQIDENKLLFYFLSYVIRGWYAAGKFKECKIVLNYIQKNYSQSLIAQEEGIPYIEKRLYYFPISILKLWRKVSRGIEKF; translated from the coding sequence GTGAAAATCTCAATTATAACTCCTTCCTTTAACCAAAGTAAATATCTTGAAGAAACAATTCTTTCTGTTCTCAACCAGAATTATCCGGAATTAGAATACATCATCATTGACGGAGGCAGCACAGATGGTTCAATTGAAATAATAAAGAAGTATGAAAATTATTTTACCTACTGGATAAGTGAAAAAGACAGGGGACAAAGCGAAGCAATAAATAAAGGTCTTGAAAAAGCAACGGGTGAAATAATAACCTGGATTAATAGCGATGACAAACTTTTTGAAGGCGCATTGTTTAAAGTTGCCGACCACTTTTTAAGTTCTCCTGATGTGGGTTTGATTTATGGCGGAGTTATTTTTGATGAAAAAAAAATCAACAATAATAATTTTGGCTATGACAATCCTTGTCTGGAAAGATACCTCGCGGGTATCGCATTCCCGCAGCCCGCTGCATTTTTCAAAAGAAGTTTGCTGGAAAAAGTTGGTTCCCTGAATGAAAAATACCATTACGGAATGGATTACGACTTGTTTTCCCGCCTTGCATTAATAACTCAGTTCAAAAAAACAAATGATATATTTTCTTATTACAGATTGCATCCTGAAAGTAAAAGTGTGAAAGATTACTTTATGATTATTGAAGATTGGATTGATATTTTCCTTGCTTTATCTGAAAACCTGCAACTAAAAAAAAGCATAAACACTTTAAAAAATCTAAAAGTGTTTGACAATTATTTAAAGAAAGTAGATTCTGGTGGCGTAGTATTTTCCGCACACCATATACAAATAGATGAAAATAAATTGCTTTTCTATTTTCTGAGTTATGTAATACGGGGATGGTATGCAGCGGGAAAATTTAAAGAATGTAAAATCGTTCTTAATTATATTCAAAAAAATTATTCCCAATCCCTAATTGCACAGGAGGAGGGTATACCCTATATTGAAAAACGATTGTATTATTTTCCGATTTCCATATTGAAATTATGGCGTAAAGTCAGCCGGGGCATTGAAAAATTCTAA
- a CDS encoding NAD(P)-dependent oxidoreductase, producing MRNKKRIYISGCGGMLGESFYKVFREDYILKCTDIDVNEDWLTCCDIRNYKEYLKDVIDFKPDYLFHLGAHTDLEFCEANQEDAYKTNTTSVEYACKIASALNIPLLYIGTAGIFDGTKEVYHDWAQPNPLGVYARTKYLAEVTVQEQMKDYLICRAGWMMGGGPKKDKKFINKIIRQIKNGGKEIFVVNDKLGTPTYTFDFANNVKLLIEKNEFGLYNMVCEGLTSRKDVLTELLKIMGYENKIKVTEVTSDYFSKEYFAPRPYSERLINSKLNSKGLNIMQDWKIALQDYIKNYFL from the coding sequence ATGAGAAATAAAAAGCGAATTTATATTTCAGGATGCGGTGGAATGTTGGGAGAATCTTTCTATAAAGTTTTTCGCGAAGATTATATTCTTAAATGCACCGATATTGATGTGAATGAGGACTGGCTTACCTGTTGCGACATACGAAACTATAAAGAATACCTAAAAGATGTAATTGACTTTAAACCAGATTATTTATTTCACCTTGGCGCTCACACTGATTTGGAATTTTGCGAAGCAAATCAGGAAGACGCATACAAAACAAATACAACTTCTGTTGAATACGCTTGCAAAATTGCATCCGCACTAAATATTCCTTTGTTATACATCGGCACTGCCGGTATTTTTGATGGCACTAAAGAAGTGTATCATGATTGGGCTCAACCCAATCCGCTGGGTGTTTATGCCCGAACAAAATACCTTGCGGAAGTAACTGTTCAGGAGCAGATGAAGGACTATTTGATTTGTCGTGCGGGTTGGATGATGGGTGGAGGACCTAAAAAAGATAAAAAGTTTATTAATAAAATAATCCGTCAAATCAAAAATGGGGGAAAGGAAATATTTGTAGTCAATGATAAACTAGGAACTCCGACATATACATTCGACTTTGCTAATAATGTTAAACTCTTGATTGAAAAAAATGAATTTGGTTTATATAATATGGTTTGCGAAGGTCTTACCAGCCGAAAAGATGTTTTAACGGAGTTATTAAAAATTATGGGATATGAAAATAAAATCAAAGTTACTGAAGTAACATCAGATTATTTTTCCAAAGAATATTTTGCACCGCGTCCGTATTCGGAAAGGTTGATTAACTCTAAATTAAATTCAAAAGGGTTGAACATTATGCAGGATTGGAAAATTGCATTGCAGGATTATATCAAAAATTATTTTTTATAA